In one Pseudomonas sp. MM211 genomic region, the following are encoded:
- a CDS encoding chemotaxis protein CheW, translating to MKKSSAQGAEDPILQWVTFRLDNETYGINVMQVQEVLRYTEIAPVPGAPSYVLGIINLRGNVVTVIDTRQRFGLDSSDVTDNTRIVIIEADKQVVGIMVDSVAEVVYLRQSEVETAPNVGNDESAKFIQGVCNKNGELLILVELDKMMTEEEWSELESI from the coding sequence ATGAAGAAAAGCTCTGCACAAGGCGCTGAAGATCCGATCCTGCAGTGGGTCACGTTCCGTCTGGACAACGAAACCTACGGCATCAACGTGATGCAGGTGCAGGAAGTCCTGCGCTACACGGAAATCGCCCCGGTACCGGGTGCGCCTAGCTACGTGCTGGGGATCATCAACCTGCGCGGCAACGTGGTCACCGTGATCGACACGCGCCAGCGTTTCGGTCTGGATTCCTCCGATGTCACCGACAACACCCGTATCGTCATCATCGAGGCGGACAAGCAGGTTGTTGGCATCATGGTCGACAGCGTGGCCGAAGTGGTTTACCTGCGTCAGTCCGAAGTGGAAACAGCACCGAACGTCGGCAATGACGAGTCGGCCAAGTTCATCCAGGGCGTGTGCAACAAGAACGGCGAGCTGCTGATTCTGGTCGAGCTGGACAAGATGATGACCGAGGAAGAGTGGTCGGAGCTGGAGAGCATCTGA
- a CDS encoding DUF2802 domain-containing protein: MLEAALIVLALVCAGLVGTCVWLAGRLRLASQLQAERDAQRDQRIRELGKRLDTYLTGSIRMGEELHELRRTVAPLPDKLTQIEQRDPSSLSFTQAARLVGMGASADDLTHSCGLSKAEAELVAKLHQSRRS, from the coding sequence GTGCTTGAAGCCGCGCTCATCGTTCTCGCCTTGGTCTGCGCCGGGCTAGTGGGCACTTGTGTCTGGCTGGCAGGGCGGCTGCGTCTGGCCAGTCAGCTGCAGGCTGAGCGCGATGCCCAGCGTGACCAGCGTATCCGCGAGCTCGGCAAGCGCCTGGATACCTACCTGACCGGCAGTATTCGCATGGGCGAAGAGCTCCACGAGCTGCGTCGCACTGTCGCGCCACTACCGGATAAGCTGACCCAGATCGAACAGCGTGACCCCTCCAGCCTGTCATTTACCCAAGCCGCGCGCTTGGTGGGCATGGGGGCGAGCGCCGACGATCTGACGCATTCCTGCGGCCTGAGCAAGGCCGAGGCCGAACTGGTTGCCAAGCTGCACCAGTCCCGCCGCTCCTGA
- a CDS encoding EscU/YscU/HrcU family type III secretion system export apparatus switch protein, with product MSPKAPRQAIALTYDGQNAPNLSAKGDDELAEAILAIARAHDVPIYENAELVRLLARLELGEAIPEQLYRCIAEIIAFAWYLKGKYPPGFDPRGKTKDGPLLLDGPDRKGSQR from the coding sequence ATGAGCCCAAAAGCCCCACGCCAGGCCATCGCCCTCACCTACGATGGCCAGAACGCTCCCAACCTCAGCGCCAAGGGCGATGACGAACTGGCCGAGGCGATCCTCGCCATCGCCCGGGCTCACGATGTGCCGATCTACGAGAACGCCGAACTGGTACGCCTACTCGCACGTCTGGAGCTGGGCGAAGCGATTCCCGAGCAGTTGTACCGCTGCATCGCCGAAATCATCGCATTCGCCTGGTACCTGAAGGGCAAATACCCGCCTGGCTTCGACCCGCGCGGCAAGACGAAGGACGGCCCGCTGCTGCTTGATGGGCCTGATCGCAAGGGCAGCCAGCGTTAG
- the fliK gene encoding flagellar hook-length control protein FliK — protein MTEISGSRPIAAAPPASRPQVNAADLAVKLLQPLDGLMGKGESAKAEVVGLKEVAQNFQLMLRVTLEGGRQATLQASSPQPLAQGTALAITALSDTRLALAVLAGGKPLTSIDLEQLPVGTLLQGKVIAREAMPAQAAQTVYKVLVNLLNTPLAGSKLSLETHLDLPLGSLLSARVQGDQSLSFLPLSGRLDQLALLQQLGNQQSRQGSLEGLMAALKGMGGQSGMPDGLRGSIDKLLGGLPSGEQMSSGKGLMQALENSGLFLESKLLAGQPGALSTDMKANLLRLVSQLLPLLPGSAPLAAATASATAMTQALPAFARNILGNIGQSSGRQQAMSFPLPSRLLQAMDGESDLEALLKLAAAAISRLQTHQLSSLAQSQTGPDGALVTTWQIEVPMRNQHELVPLQVKIQHEEPAPSDKQETKETLWRIDLAFDLDPLGPLQVQAQLAHGSLSSQLWAERASTAGMIDRELGNLRERLVAAGLTVGDLACSQGTPPQGPKTSLEQRWVDETA, from the coding sequence ATGACCGAGATCAGTGGATCGCGTCCTATCGCCGCAGCACCTCCTGCCAGCCGGCCGCAAGTCAATGCCGCCGACCTGGCGGTCAAGCTTTTGCAGCCCCTCGATGGCCTGATGGGCAAAGGCGAGAGTGCCAAGGCAGAAGTGGTGGGCCTCAAGGAGGTGGCGCAGAATTTTCAGCTGATGCTGCGCGTGACGCTGGAAGGCGGCCGTCAGGCTACGCTGCAGGCCAGCAGCCCACAGCCCTTGGCCCAGGGCACGGCGCTGGCGATCACGGCCCTGTCCGACACGCGCCTGGCCCTGGCGGTACTCGCCGGTGGCAAACCGCTGACCAGTATCGACCTCGAGCAATTGCCCGTCGGCACGCTACTGCAGGGCAAGGTCATCGCTCGCGAAGCAATGCCGGCGCAGGCCGCACAAACCGTCTACAAGGTGCTGGTGAACCTGCTCAACACGCCTCTGGCAGGCAGCAAGCTGAGCCTGGAAACTCACCTCGACCTGCCCTTGGGCAGTCTGCTCAGCGCACGCGTGCAGGGCGACCAATCCCTGTCCTTCTTGCCATTGAGCGGCAGGCTCGATCAATTGGCGCTGCTGCAGCAACTCGGTAATCAGCAGAGTCGCCAGGGCTCACTGGAAGGCCTGATGGCAGCGTTGAAGGGAATGGGCGGTCAGAGTGGCATGCCCGATGGCCTGCGCGGCAGCATCGACAAGCTGCTTGGTGGGCTGCCGAGTGGCGAGCAGATGAGCAGCGGCAAGGGCCTCATGCAGGCGCTGGAAAACAGCGGTCTGTTTCTCGAAAGTAAACTGCTGGCAGGCCAGCCTGGCGCACTGAGTACCGACATGAAGGCCAACCTGCTGCGCCTGGTCAGCCAGTTGCTGCCGCTGCTGCCTGGCTCCGCGCCCCTGGCTGCCGCCACCGCATCGGCCACTGCCATGACCCAGGCACTGCCGGCCTTCGCCCGTAACATTCTCGGCAATATCGGCCAGAGCAGCGGGCGCCAACAGGCCATGAGCTTCCCCCTGCCCAGCCGCCTGCTGCAGGCAATGGACGGGGAGTCCGACCTAGAGGCACTGCTCAAGCTCGCCGCCGCAGCCATCTCTCGCTTACAGACCCACCAGCTTTCCAGCCTGGCTCAGAGCCAGACCGGGCCCGACGGCGCACTGGTTACGACCTGGCAGATAGAAGTGCCCATGCGCAATCAGCATGAGCTAGTGCCCCTGCAGGTAAAAATTCAGCATGAGGAACCGGCCCCCTCCGATAAACAGGAAACCAAGGAAACGCTCTGGCGCATCGACCTGGCTTTCGATCTCGATCCACTCGGGCCGCTCCAGGTGCAGGCGCAATTGGCCCATGGCAGCCTGTCCAGCCAACTCTGGGCAGAGCGTGCCAGTACTGCAGGGATGATTGATCGAGAGCTGGGCAACCTGCGCGAACGCTTGGTCGCGGCAGGCCTTACGGTCGGTGATCTGGCCTGTAGTCAGGGCACACCACCGCAAGGCCCGAAAACCTCACTGGAACAGCGCTGGGTCGACGAAACCGCATGA
- the ccmA gene encoding cytochrome c biogenesis heme-transporting ATPase CcmA: MALSCERDWRLLFENLDIQLDAGQMLQVSGPNGSGKTSLLRVLAGLRQPTSGQIRLKGQPLASRSGDLASDLLWIGHAAGIKGLLSAEENLAWLCALHRPASREQIWQALEAVGLRGFEDVPCHTLSAGQQRRVALARLYLDGPPLWILDEPFTALDKYAVSQLEEHLAAHCQQGGLVILTTHHTLSRMPVSYRDLDLGQHAA, encoded by the coding sequence ATGGCACTTTCCTGCGAACGGGATTGGCGCCTGCTGTTCGAGAATCTCGATATTCAGCTGGACGCCGGGCAGATGCTACAGGTATCCGGCCCCAACGGCAGCGGCAAGACCAGCCTGCTGCGTGTACTCGCCGGATTGAGGCAACCCACCTCCGGGCAAATTCGCCTCAAGGGCCAGCCACTGGCCAGCCGCAGCGGTGATCTGGCCAGTGACTTACTGTGGATTGGTCATGCTGCTGGCATCAAGGGCTTGCTCAGTGCCGAGGAAAATCTCGCCTGGCTCTGCGCTCTACATCGCCCCGCGAGCCGCGAGCAGATCTGGCAGGCGCTGGAGGCGGTGGGGCTCCGAGGTTTTGAAGATGTGCCCTGTCACACCCTCTCGGCCGGCCAGCAACGCCGCGTGGCACTGGCGCGGCTTTATCTCGATGGCCCGCCGCTGTGGATTCTCGACGAGCCGTTCACTGCCCTGGACAAATATGCCGTGAGCCAGTTGGAAGAGCATCTGGCTGCGCATTGCCAGCAGGGCGGCCTGGTGATTCTGACCACCCACCATACGTTGAGCCGCATGCCGGTGAGTTACCGCGATCTTGATCTGGGACAGCACGCCGCATGA
- the ccmB gene encoding heme exporter protein CcmB: MNSVFMLLVVREARLLCRRPAELANPLVFFAIVIALFPLAVGPQTQLLQSLSPGLVWVAALLAVLLSLDGLFRSDFEDGSLEQWVLSSHPLPLLVLAKVSAHWLFSGLALVLLSPLLALMLGLPVRCLPVLLATLLLGTPILSLLGAVGAALTVGLKRGGLLLALLILPLYIPVLILGSGALQASLQGLPVAGHLLWLASLTALTVTLTPFAIAAGLTISVGE; the protein is encoded by the coding sequence ATGAATAGCGTATTTATGCTGCTGGTCGTGCGCGAGGCGCGTCTGTTGTGTAGGCGCCCTGCAGAACTGGCTAACCCACTGGTGTTTTTCGCTATCGTCATCGCACTGTTTCCGCTGGCCGTCGGGCCACAAACGCAACTGCTGCAAAGCCTCTCACCTGGCCTGGTGTGGGTAGCAGCCTTGCTGGCGGTGCTGCTGTCTCTCGACGGCCTGTTCCGCAGCGACTTCGAAGATGGCTCGCTGGAACAGTGGGTGCTTTCCTCGCATCCATTGCCGCTGCTGGTGCTGGCCAAGGTCAGCGCGCACTGGCTGTTTTCCGGCCTGGCGCTGGTATTGCTGTCACCTTTGCTGGCCTTGATGCTCGGGTTGCCGGTGCGCTGCCTGCCGGTACTGCTCGCCACGTTACTGCTCGGCACGCCCATTCTCAGCCTGCTTGGTGCCGTGGGCGCCGCCCTTACCGTGGGGCTCAAGCGCGGCGGGTTGCTGCTGGCACTGCTGATTTTACCCTTGTACATCCCGGTGCTGATTCTTGGCAGCGGAGCCTTGCAGGCGAGCCTGCAGGGGCTGCCAGTGGCAGGCCATCTGTTATGGCTGGCCAGCCTCACCGCGCTGACAGTGACCCTGACGCCATTCGCCATTGCCGCCGGCCTGACCATCAGTGTCGGCGAATGA
- a CDS encoding heme ABC transporter permease, which translates to MMNWTWFHKLGSPKWFYEISGRWLPGLAIAAAVLLVVGTVWGLAFAPPDYQQGNSFRIIYIHVPAAFLAQSIYVMLAVAGLVGLVWKMKLADVALQQAAPVGAWMTAIALITGAVWGKPTWGTYWIWDARLTSMLILLFLYFGVIALGQAISNRDSAAKACAVLAVVGVINIPIIKYSVEWWNTLHQPATFSVIDKPAMPMQMWLPLLIMVLGFYCFFAAVLLMRMRLEVLRREARSSWVKAEIRAQVEGKR; encoded by the coding sequence CTGATGAATTGGACATGGTTTCACAAGTTGGGCTCGCCCAAATGGTTCTATGAAATCAGTGGCCGCTGGCTGCCCGGGCTGGCCATCGCCGCTGCCGTGCTGCTGGTCGTGGGTACTGTCTGGGGGCTGGCATTCGCGCCACCGGACTACCAGCAGGGCAACAGTTTCCGAATCATCTACATCCACGTGCCGGCGGCTTTCCTGGCGCAGTCGATCTACGTGATGCTGGCCGTGGCTGGGCTCGTCGGTCTGGTATGGAAGATGAAACTGGCTGATGTCGCCCTGCAGCAGGCTGCGCCCGTCGGCGCCTGGATGACCGCCATCGCGCTGATCACCGGCGCGGTGTGGGGCAAGCCGACCTGGGGGACTTACTGGATTTGGGATGCGCGCCTGACCTCGATGCTGATCCTGCTGTTTCTGTATTTCGGCGTGATCGCCCTCGGCCAGGCGATCAGCAACCGCGACAGCGCCGCCAAGGCCTGCGCAGTACTGGCGGTGGTCGGGGTGATCAACATCCCGATCATCAAGTATTCGGTGGAGTGGTGGAACACCCTGCACCAGCCAGCCACTTTCAGCGTTATCGACAAGCCGGCGATGCCCATGCAGATGTGGCTGCCGCTGCTGATCATGGTGCTGGGCTTCTACTGCTTCTTCGCCGCCGTGCTGCTGATGCGCATGCGCCTCGAAGTGTTACGCCGCGAAGCACGCAGCAGCTGGGTGAAGGCCGAGATCCGCGCGCAGGTGGAGGGTAAACGATGA
- the ccmD gene encoding heme exporter protein CcmD: protein MSFSSFADFLAMGNHGAYVWSAYGICFAVLVLNVLLPLHARRRHLQDEARRMRREESR from the coding sequence ATGAGTTTTTCGTCATTCGCCGACTTCCTCGCCATGGGCAACCACGGTGCTTATGTCTGGTCAGCCTACGGCATCTGCTTTGCCGTGCTGGTGCTAAATGTGCTGTTGCCGCTGCATGCGCGGCGCCGCCATCTGCAGGATGAGGCGCGTCGTATGCGCCGGGAGGAATCACGTTGA
- the ccmE gene encoding cytochrome c maturation protein CcmE, with amino-acid sequence MNAVRKKRLFIVLAIVAGVGIAVALALSALQQNINLFYSPSQIVNGEAPLDTRIRAGGMVEKGSVKRSSDSLQTDFVVSDGVAQVTIRFHGILPDLFREGQGIVAMGKVDDSGMLLADEVLAKHDENYMPPEVKQALEQSGMSKQYEKAGEATQ; translated from the coding sequence TTGAACGCTGTTCGCAAGAAGCGCCTGTTTATCGTTCTGGCCATCGTCGCCGGGGTCGGTATCGCCGTAGCGCTGGCCTTGAGCGCATTGCAGCAGAACATCAACCTGTTCTACAGCCCAAGCCAGATAGTCAACGGCGAAGCGCCATTGGATACCCGAATCCGCGCTGGAGGCATGGTGGAAAAGGGCTCGGTGAAACGCTCGAGTGACTCGCTGCAGACCGACTTCGTGGTCTCCGACGGCGTCGCACAGGTGACCATCCGCTTTCACGGCATCCTGCCGGACCTGTTTCGCGAGGGGCAGGGCATCGTCGCCATGGGCAAGGTCGATGACAGCGGCATGCTGCTCGCCGACGAAGTGCTGGCCAAGCACGATGAGAACTACATGCCGCCCGAGGTCAAGCAGGCTTTGGAGCAGAGTGGCATGAGCAAGCAATACGAGAAGGCCGGGGAGGCCACGCAATGA
- a CDS encoding heme lyase CcmF/NrfE family subunit yields the protein MIPELGHLAMILALCLALVQSTLPLIGAWRGDRQWMSLAQPAAWGQFAFLVFSFACLTYSFMADDFSVAYVAQNSNTALPWYYKFSAVWGAHEGSLLLWALILGGWTFAVAIFSRQLPEEMLARVLGVMGIISVGFLLFLIITSNPFTRLLPNVPSDGRDLNPLLQDFGLIIHPPMLYMGYVGFSVAFAFAIAALLGGKLDAAWARWSRPWTIVAWAFLGIGIALGSWWAYYELGWGGWWFWDPVENASFMPWLVGTALIHSLAVTEKRGVFKSWTVLLAIAAFSLSLLGTFLVRSGVLTSVHAFASDPERGVFILAFLLLVVGGSLTLFALRAPVVRSQVGFSLWSRETLLLANNLILVVAASMILLGTLYPLVLDALSGAKLSVGPPYFNALFVPLMGLLMAVLAVGVLVRWKDTPVRWLLGMLAPVLVASVILALLASWLWGDFHWAVLGVCMLAAWVVLAGLRDIQDKTRHKGLFKGMASLGRSYWGMQLAHLGLAVCALGVILTSLGSFERDMRMAPGDAVELGGYRFVFEGAAHHEGPNFISDRGTVRVFEGERQIALLHPEKRLYTVQQSVMTEAGIDAGLTRDLFVALGEPLEQGAWAVRVHIKPFVRWIWLGALMMGFGGFLAAADKRYRMKVKTRVRDALGLQEAQA from the coding sequence ATGATTCCCGAACTCGGCCATCTGGCAATGATCCTCGCGCTGTGCCTGGCCCTGGTGCAGTCCACGCTGCCGCTGATTGGCGCCTGGCGCGGCGATCGGCAGTGGATGAGCCTGGCGCAGCCTGCCGCCTGGGGGCAGTTTGCCTTTCTGGTGTTTTCCTTCGCCTGCCTTACGTATTCCTTTATGGCCGACGATTTTTCCGTAGCCTACGTGGCGCAGAATTCCAACACCGCGCTGCCCTGGTATTACAAATTCAGCGCCGTATGGGGCGCCCACGAGGGCTCGCTGTTGCTTTGGGCGCTGATTCTCGGCGGTTGGACTTTCGCCGTGGCGATCTTTTCCCGACAGTTGCCCGAGGAGATGCTCGCCCGTGTGCTGGGCGTGATGGGCATCATCAGCGTCGGCTTCCTACTGTTTCTGATCATCACCTCGAATCCGTTCACTCGCTTACTGCCGAACGTGCCGTCCGATGGCCGCGACCTCAATCCGCTGCTGCAGGATTTCGGCCTGATCATTCACCCGCCGATGCTCTACATGGGCTACGTGGGTTTCTCGGTGGCCTTCGCCTTCGCCATTGCTGCTCTGCTCGGCGGCAAGCTGGACGCCGCCTGGGCCCGCTGGTCGCGGCCCTGGACCATCGTTGCCTGGGCCTTTCTAGGCATCGGCATCGCCTTGGGCTCATGGTGGGCCTACTACGAACTCGGCTGGGGCGGCTGGTGGTTCTGGGATCCGGTGGAAAACGCTTCGTTCATGCCCTGGCTGGTCGGCACCGCGCTGATCCACTCCCTGGCTGTGACCGAGAAGCGCGGTGTGTTCAAGAGCTGGACAGTGCTGCTCGCCATCGCCGCGTTCTCCCTGAGCCTGCTGGGGACTTTTCTGGTTCGCTCCGGGGTGCTGACCTCGGTGCATGCGTTCGCCAGTGATCCGGAGCGGGGCGTATTCATTCTCGCCTTCCTGTTGCTGGTGGTCGGCGGTTCGCTGACCCTGTTCGCCCTGCGTGCCCCCGTGGTGCGCAGCCAGGTCGGCTTCAGCCTGTGGTCGCGGGAAACCCTGCTGCTGGCCAACAACTTGATTCTGGTGGTGGCGGCCTCGATGATCCTGCTTGGCACCCTTTATCCGCTGGTGCTGGATGCCCTGAGCGGCGCCAAACTGTCGGTCGGCCCGCCGTATTTCAATGCGTTGTTCGTACCTCTGATGGGCTTGCTGATGGCGGTACTCGCGGTTGGCGTGCTGGTGCGCTGGAAGGACACGCCCGTGCGCTGGCTGCTCGGCATGCTCGCGCCGGTGTTGGTGGCCAGCGTGATATTGGCGTTGCTGGCCAGTTGGCTGTGGGGCGATTTCCACTGGGCGGTGCTCGGTGTTTGCATGCTGGCCGCGTGGGTGGTTCTGGCCGGGTTGCGTGATATTCAGGACAAAACCCGCCACAAGGGCTTGTTCAAAGGCATGGCCAGCCTTGGCCGCAGTTACTGGGGCATGCAGCTGGCTCACCTGGGCCTGGCGGTCTGCGCACTGGGGGTGATCCTCACCAGCCTCGGCAGCTTCGAGCGCGACATGCGCATGGCGCCGGGTGATGCCGTGGAACTGGGCGGTTATCGGTTCGTGTTCGAAGGGGCGGCGCATCACGAGGGGCCGAACTTCATCTCCGACCGCGGTACGGTACGGGTCTTCGAAGGCGAGCGGCAGATCGCTCTGCTGCACCCGGAAAAACGCCTGTACACCGTGCAGCAATCGGTGATGACCGAAGCCGGCATCGACGCTGGCCTGACCCGCGACCTGTTCGTTGCTCTTGGCGAGCCGCTGGAGCAGGGCGCCTGGGCCGTGCGCGTGCACATCAAGCCCTTCGTACGTTGGATTTGGCTGGGCGCCTTGATGATGGGTTTCGGCGGCTTCCTCGCCGCAGCCGACAAGCGCTACCGGATGAAGGTCAAGACGCGCGTGCGTGACGCGCTTGGCCTGCAGGAGGCACAAGCATGA
- a CDS encoding DsbE family thiol:disulfide interchange protein yields the protein MRRLILLLPLVIFLGVAVFLYRGLFLDPAELPSALIDKPFPAFSLPAVEGDQLITRENLLGKPSLVNVWATWCVACKVEHPVLNKLASLGVTIHGVNYKDDNAAAQKWLSDFHDPYQLNISDPKGTLGLDLGVYGAPETFFVDAKGIIRHKFVGVIDEAIWREKLAPLYQQMVDEAGQ from the coding sequence ATGAGACGGCTGATTCTGTTGTTACCGCTGGTGATCTTTCTTGGCGTGGCGGTGTTTCTCTATCGCGGTCTGTTTCTCGACCCCGCCGAGTTGCCGTCGGCGCTGATCGACAAGCCCTTCCCGGCATTCTCCCTGCCGGCAGTGGAGGGCGATCAACTGATCACCCGGGAAAACCTCCTCGGCAAGCCTTCGTTGGTCAACGTCTGGGCCACTTGGTGCGTTGCCTGCAAGGTCGAACACCCGGTGCTCAACAAGCTGGCCTCCCTGGGCGTGACTATCCATGGCGTCAACTACAAGGACGACAACGCTGCCGCGCAGAAATGGTTGAGCGATTTCCACGATCCTTATCAGCTCAATATCAGCGATCCTAAGGGCACCCTTGGCCTGGATCTGGGCGTGTACGGCGCGCCTGAAACCTTCTTCGTCGACGCCAAGGGCATCATCCGCCACAAGTTCGTCGGCGTGATCGACGAGGCGATCTGGCGTGAAAAGCTCGCGCCGCTGTACCAGCAGATGGTCGACGAGGCGGGGCAATGA
- a CDS encoding cytochrome c-type biogenesis protein has translation MKRLLIGLSLLLVLVGVAHAAIDTYEFASEAERARYRQLTEELRCPKCQNQNIADSDAPIAMDLRAEIYRMLEAGDSNAQIIDYLVARYGDFVLYKPPVTRRTLLLWYGPAALLVGGFVLLGVIVLRRRKAGGEVSTGLSNDEQQRLAQLLEQAPLDKKEP, from the coding sequence ATGAAGCGTCTTTTGATCGGGCTGAGCCTGTTGCTGGTGCTGGTCGGTGTGGCCCATGCAGCCATCGACACCTACGAATTCGCCAGCGAGGCCGAACGCGCCCGCTACCGCCAGCTCACTGAAGAACTGCGCTGCCCGAAATGCCAGAACCAGAACATCGCCGACTCCGACGCGCCGATCGCCATGGACCTGCGCGCCGAGATCTATCGCATGCTCGAGGCTGGCGACAGCAACGCGCAGATCATTGATTACCTGGTCGCCCGTTATGGCGACTTCGTGCTCTACAAACCGCCGGTTACCCGCCGCACCTTGTTGCTCTGGTATGGCCCGGCAGCACTTCTGGTCGGTGGTTTCGTGCTGCTCGGGGTGATCGTGCTGCGCCGCCGCAAGGCTGGCGGAGAGGTCTCCACGGGCTTGTCGAACGATGAACAGCAACGTCTGGCGCAACTGCTCGAGCAGGCGCCTCTGGATAAGAAAGAGCCATGA
- the ccmI gene encoding c-type cytochrome biogenesis protein CcmI: MIEFWLSAGLLCLVAVSFLLIPLLRGRKVQAEEDRTALNVTLYQERLRELEQQHQAGTLDSARLQTARDEAARELLADTEGSGQVKVGRLGRTVPLIAAVLIPLLGVLLYAQWGAIGEVERARTFTGEPRSIEEMTARLEQAVQSNPESPEGWYFLGRSYMAQERPADAARAFEQAVKVAGREPELLGQWAQALYFAGDKQWTAQLDSLTGEALQADPEEVTSLGLLGIAAYEEHRFQDAIGYWERLVAILPEGDPSRQAIAGGISRARQEIDPQAGAGAAAQTQEIGSLQVRVELADALRDKVQPGDTVFVFARAASGPPMPLAVKRLSVADLPAQVSLSDSDAMMPELKLSAFDQVQLVARISRAGDAKSGEWIGQGQPLSSTTQTVQRLIIDSADGKQP, translated from the coding sequence ATGATCGAATTCTGGTTGTCCGCCGGCCTGTTGTGTCTGGTCGCCGTGAGTTTTCTGTTGATACCGCTGTTGCGCGGTCGCAAGGTTCAGGCCGAGGAAGATCGCACCGCCCTGAACGTCACCCTCTATCAGGAGCGCCTGCGCGAGCTGGAGCAACAGCACCAGGCCGGCACGTTGGATAGCGCCCGGTTGCAGACGGCCCGTGACGAAGCCGCGCGCGAGCTGCTGGCCGATACCGAAGGCAGCGGTCAAGTGAAGGTCGGGCGTCTGGGGCGCACCGTGCCGCTGATCGCCGCCGTGCTGATTCCGCTGCTTGGCGTGTTGCTCTATGCGCAGTGGGGCGCTATCGGCGAGGTCGAGCGGGCGCGAACCTTCACCGGCGAGCCACGCAGCATCGAGGAAATGACCGCACGCCTGGAACAGGCCGTGCAAAGCAACCCGGAGTCCCCCGAGGGCTGGTATTTCCTGGGCCGCAGCTACATGGCGCAGGAGCGCCCGGCGGATGCAGCGCGAGCGTTCGAGCAGGCGGTAAAGGTGGCTGGCCGCGAGCCCGAGCTGCTCGGGCAGTGGGCCCAGGCCCTGTACTTTGCCGGTGACAAACAGTGGACCGCGCAACTGGATTCGCTGACCGGCGAGGCGCTGCAGGCCGATCCGGAGGAAGTCACCAGCCTGGGGCTGCTAGGTATAGCCGCCTACGAGGAGCATCGTTTCCAGGATGCCATCGGCTACTGGGAACGGCTCGTCGCGATTTTGCCGGAGGGCGATCCGTCCCGTCAGGCAATCGCGGGCGGCATCTCTCGGGCCCGTCAGGAAATCGATCCGCAGGCCGGGGCTGGCGCCGCCGCGCAGACGCAGGAAATCGGCAGCTTGCAGGTGCGGGTCGAGCTGGCGGATGCGCTGCGTGACAAGGTGCAGCCGGGCGACACGGTGTTCGTCTTCGCCCGCGCCGCATCCGGGCCGCCCATGCCGTTGGCGGTCAAGCGCTTGAGCGTGGCTGATCTACCAGCGCAGGTCAGTCTCTCGGACAGCGATGCGATGATGCCAGAACTGAAACTTTCCGCGTTCGACCAGGTTCAACTGGTAGCGCGCATTTCGCGCGCCGGCGATGCGAAAAGCGGCGAGTGGATTGGTCAGGGGCAACCATTGTCCAGCACCACCCAGACCGTGCAACGCCTGATCATCGATAGTGCTGACGGCAAACAACCATGA